The Rhizobium leguminosarum DNA segment GGGCGATGATCGAGACGCCGCGCGGCATCCTGAATGCGGCGGCAATCGCGGAAACCGGACGCACGACGGGCTCGCGGCTCGATTGCCTCGTCGTCGGGCTCAACGACCTGCGCAAGGAAACGGGCGTGCTGGCGCAGCCGGGGCGGACCTATCTCGTGCCGTGGTTGATGCAGGTCGTCCTTGCGGTCAGCGCTTACGGGCTCGATGCGATCGACAGCGTCTTCAACGATTTCAGGGACGAACAGGGTTTCGATGCCGAATGCCTGCAGGGCCGGGCCATGGGTTTTGCCGGTAAGATGCTGATCCACCCCACCCAGATCGAGGTCGCCAACCGCCATTTCGGCCCGGATCCGGCGGCCATTGCGGAAGCGGAGGCGATCATATCAGCCTTTGCCGACCCCGCTTCCGATGGTCTGAACGTCATCAATTCAGGTGGGCGGATGATCGAGCGGCTGCATCTTGTCCAAGCCGAAGCTCTGGTTCATAAAGCTCGCCTGATTTCTGCAAGAAAGCCCGCCTGATGAAACTCTACCGCTTCCTGACCGGTCCCGACGATGCTTCCTTCTGCCACAAGGTCACCGCCGCCCTCAACAAGGGCTGGTCACTGGAGGGCTCGCCGACCTATGCCTTCAATGCCGCGACCGGCGCGATGCAGTGCGGCCAGGCCGTCGTCAAGACCGTCGAAGGCAAGGATTACCATCCCGAGGTGAAGCTCTCCGAGCAATAGCTCGTTCTGCCGGACGCTCGGCTTGTTTTTATGCATGTCGTTATCCCGGAACCGCTGCACACTTCCGGGCGACATGCATTACAGCGCCGCGCGTCTTATCAGACGCGCAAAGGACGCTGTAACAGTTTGAATCTACGCATCGTGCTATCCGAAAATCGATTTCCCATTTTCGGGCTGATGAGCTAGCGATCAGCGGCTTCCTCGGCGCTTTCCTCGATCCGCTCCATATCATCGTCGCTCAGCCCGAAATGGTGGCCGATCTCGTGGATCAGGACGTGGGTGATGATGTCGCCGAGCGTCTCGTCATTCTCAGCCCAGTAATCGAGAATGGGCCGCCGGTAGAGGCGGATGCGGTTGGGCATCTCGCCGGTTTCCACTGTGAAACGTTCGGAAATGCCCCTGCCCTCGAAAAGACCAAGCAGATCGAAAGGGGTTTCCAGCGCCATGTCCTCGAACACGTCGTCATCGGGGAAATCTTCGATCTCGATCGTCAGGTTGGTGGTCAGCCGGCGGAATTCTTCCGGCAGATGGCTGTAGGCCTCCATGGCCAGCGACTCGAAGGCGCTGATTGTCGGCGCATGGCGGTCCCGCCAATCATCGCTCTGGTCTATGCGGGCCATGAATAATCCTTCCTTTGCGGGCCATATAGAACCTTTATCGCTGATTTTCGAGTGCGGAATCAAAGGCAGGAATAAATTCATATAAAATGGCCGTTGACTCTTCATTAGCTCTCTGGAATCTATAAGAACATAACAGGAACAAGACGGATTGGAGAACGCCATGGCGCAGCACGCCTTGGCGCGCGAGCGGCTTTTTGCGCTCCGCGAAACCATCGCCAGACTGGAGGGGAAGCCCGCGCCGGCGCTTGCGGCGGCCGAGCGGGAAACCATGGCGGAAGGCGGCAAGACGCCCCGGAGATGCATTCTGCCGCCGCTGACGTTTGGGGCGGAATGTCTTGATGAGGCGCTGGAAGGCGGTCTACCGCTCGATGCAATCACCGAATTCCGCTCCGTTTTGTCTCGCGATGCAGGTGCTGCCAGCGGGCTGGCAATGGCTGTCGCCGCGCGGCTGCAGAAGCAGGAAGCGGATGCCGGCAGGCTTTCGCCGTTCCTGTGGATCGGCGATGCTGTCGGCACGCTGGAGGCCGGTCGTCCCTATGCTCCCGGGCTTCAGGATTTTGGACTGAGCCCGGAGCGGTTTCTCCATGCGGCGCCGCGCAAGCTGGACGAGGCGCTCTGGCTGGTGGAGACGGCGGTGGAAAGCGCTGCTTTTTCGGCCGTCATTTTCGAAGTGCGCGGCAATCCCGCTCATTTCGGCCTGACCGAAAGCCGCAGGCTCAGTCTTCGGGCGCGTGCTGCCCGCCGTCCGCTCTTTATTGTCCGTCAAGCCGGAGCGGAGGAGGCGAGCAGCGCGGCCTTCCGTCTGCATGTCGAACCGGCCCCGTCCGGTCTGCGGCCATTGCCTGAGGGATCGAAGCTTTCCGGCAGCATCGGCAATCCGATTTTCCGTCTCACGCTGGAGAAGAGCCGCAATCCGGCCCCGCTCTCCTTTTTTCTGGAGTGGAACCCCCATGAACGCGAATTTCTCCCTGTCGCCGACCCAAACCTCGTTCGTCCTTCAGGCGAACAGTCAGCGCATTCTGGCGCTCAGCTTCCCGCATCTGCCAACGGACCGCATCGCCCGCAGGCGGTGGGGGCTCTCCTGGCGTTCGAAAGGGCGTCCTGAGACGCCGCCTATCGTTTGTTCCGGCAAGCTCAACAATGCGATGCGGCTGACGGCCCTGGACGAGTTGGCCGAGAGGC contains these protein-coding regions:
- a CDS encoding metallopeptidase family protein, which encodes MARIDQSDDWRDRHAPTISAFESLAMEAYSHLPEEFRRLTTNLTIEIEDFPDDDVFEDMALETPFDLLGLFEGRGISERFTVETGEMPNRIRLYRRPILDYWAENDETLGDIITHVLIHEIGHHFGLSDDDMERIEESAEEAADR
- a CDS encoding ImuA family protein yields the protein MAQHALARERLFALRETIARLEGKPAPALAAAERETMAEGGKTPRRCILPPLTFGAECLDEALEGGLPLDAITEFRSVLSRDAGAASGLAMAVAARLQKQEADAGRLSPFLWIGDAVGTLEAGRPYAPGLQDFGLSPERFLHAAPRKLDEALWLVETAVESAAFSAVIFEVRGNPAHFGLTESRRLSLRARAARRPLFIVRQAGAEEASSAAFRLHVEPAPSGLRPLPEGSKLSGSIGNPIFRLTLEKSRNPAPLSFFLEWNPHEREFLPVADPNLVRPSGEQSAHSGAQLPASANGPHRPQAVGALLAFERAS
- a CDS encoding HpcH/HpaI aldolase/citrate lyase family protein, translating into MSRNPATRSARLRRSVLSVPAINLRALEKTHAVDCDAVIFDLEDSVAPEQKGQARENLRRFFSDRPLENKERIIRINSLSSDFGPADVELVTALGPDAVLLPKVDEPKDITDISDFLFEAVTAEDLRIWAMIETPRGILNAAAIAETGRTTGSRLDCLVVGLNDLRKETGVLAQPGRTYLVPWLMQVVLAVSAYGLDAIDSVFNDFRDEQGFDAECLQGRAMGFAGKMLIHPTQIEVANRHFGPDPAAIAEAEAIISAFADPASDGLNVINSGGRMIERLHLVQAEALVHKARLISARKPA
- a CDS encoding DUF1737 domain-containing protein yields the protein MKLYRFLTGPDDASFCHKVTAALNKGWSLEGSPTYAFNAATGAMQCGQAVVKTVEGKDYHPEVKLSEQ